A single region of the Neotabrizicola shimadae genome encodes:
- a CDS encoding ABC transporter permease — MTTAPASTFAATLIPRLRLFVIPLVLVGLIALFSALSPVFLTPQNLTNILMQNAYVVIAAVGLSFVMISGGIDLSIGYQMSVVGVVTAVFMKWLNVPVAPSIALGIACGVAMGLTNGLLSITLKVHSLIVTLGTLTVYQGLSYIISNQQAIINLPPSFKFIGQGYLGPVPVAVILMLACVALAAFILNVTSFGRMIYAIGGNEDAAFLTGIPVIKVKIAVYSLCGLFSAIAAVVLFARSGSAASSTGPGTEFTAITAAVLGGISFKGGEGKMLGLVAGVLILGVLSNGMQLVGLNNYAQYIVKGLVLLAAVGFDTWQNTPRTKRKAA; from the coding sequence ATGACCACCGCTCCCGCATCCACCTTCGCCGCGACCCTGATCCCCCGCCTGCGGCTCTTCGTGATCCCTCTCGTTCTCGTGGGCCTGATCGCGCTGTTTTCGGCGCTGTCGCCGGTCTTCCTGACACCGCAAAACCTGACCAACATCCTGATGCAGAACGCCTACGTGGTGATTGCCGCGGTCGGCCTGTCCTTCGTAATGATCTCTGGCGGGATCGACCTGTCGATCGGCTACCAAATGTCGGTGGTGGGCGTCGTGACCGCGGTGTTCATGAAATGGCTGAACGTTCCGGTCGCGCCCTCCATCGCCCTGGGCATCGCCTGCGGCGTGGCGATGGGCCTGACCAACGGCCTTCTTTCCATCACGCTGAAGGTCCATTCGCTGATCGTCACGCTTGGCACGCTGACGGTCTATCAGGGGCTCAGCTACATCATTTCGAACCAGCAGGCGATCATCAACCTGCCGCCCTCGTTCAAGTTCATTGGCCAGGGCTATCTTGGCCCGGTGCCGGTGGCGGTGATCCTGATGCTGGCCTGCGTGGCGCTAGCTGCCTTCATCCTGAATGTCACGTCCTTCGGCCGCATGATCTATGCCATCGGCGGCAACGAGGATGCGGCCTTCCTGACCGGCATCCCGGTGATCAAGGTCAAGATCGCCGTCTATTCGCTTTGCGGCCTGTTCTCTGCCATCGCCGCCGTGGTGCTTTTTGCCCGCTCCGGTTCGGCCGCCTCGTCTACCGGGCCGGGCACCGAGTTCACTGCCATCACCGCCGCCGTCCTGGGCGGCATCAGCTTCAAGGGCGGCGAGGGGAAGATGCTTGGCCTTGTCGCCGGCGTGCTGATCCTCGGCGTGCTGTCGAACGGCATGCAACTGGTCGGCCTGAACAACTATGCGCAGTACATCGTCAAGGGGCTGGTGCTGCTGGCCGCCG
- a CDS encoding sugar ABC transporter ATP-binding protein, giving the protein MDIQGTGAAAPLLSLTGITKTWPGVVALDDVSVSFAAGEVHAVIGENGAGKSTLIKTIAGAIAPDTGRIAIAGQGHDSLTPALSRALGIEVIYQEFNLVPTLSVAENIWLGQPRGWRADRAAQEREAAVLLSDLGVAIPPATLVRDLPSSQQQLVEIAKAIAKRPRILIMDEPTAPLSMAEVESLFAIIRKARATGTCILYVSHRMDEIFAICDRITVLRDGRFVKTLATADTDRDELVRLMVGREVTRSYPDRPAPRPEIALELKGLAGNGNAPISFALHRGEVLGVAGLVGAGRTELAKVICGAVPADGGTMMMNGAAVRFRSPGDALKAGLGLVPENRKEEGVFLEKPIRWNIAIAALRRLSRLGLVNRRSEDDLAARFRDRLRIKAPSLDQRVKNLSGGNQQKVVIAKTLAAEAGVIIFDEPTRGIDVGARAEVYGLMAELAAEGLAILMISSDMEELLGMSDRILVLHQGRAAGLIPRAGATPERVLSLASGLAESAAA; this is encoded by the coding sequence ATGGACATCCAGGGAACGGGCGCTGCCGCGCCCCTTCTTTCCCTGACCGGCATAACGAAGACCTGGCCGGGCGTTGTCGCGCTGGACGACGTCTCGGTCAGCTTCGCCGCCGGCGAGGTTCATGCCGTCATCGGCGAGAACGGTGCAGGGAAATCGACACTCATCAAGACCATCGCCGGCGCCATCGCGCCCGACACCGGACGCATCGCCATCGCCGGCCAGGGCCACGACTCACTGACGCCCGCATTGTCCCGCGCATTGGGAATCGAGGTCATCTACCAGGAATTCAACCTCGTCCCCACGCTCTCGGTGGCCGAGAACATCTGGCTGGGCCAGCCCCGCGGCTGGCGCGCCGACCGCGCTGCCCAGGAACGCGAGGCGGCGGTTCTTCTGTCCGACCTGGGCGTGGCGATCCCGCCGGCAACACTGGTGCGTGACCTTCCGTCCAGCCAGCAGCAACTGGTGGAAATCGCCAAGGCCATCGCCAAGAGGCCGCGCATCCTGATCATGGATGAACCGACTGCCCCCCTGTCGATGGCCGAGGTCGAAAGCCTGTTCGCGATCATCCGCAAGGCGCGAGCGACGGGCACCTGCATCCTCTACGTCTCGCATCGGATGGACGAGATCTTCGCGATCTGCGACCGCATCACCGTCTTGCGCGACGGCCGCTTCGTGAAGACCCTCGCCACCGCCGACACCGACCGTGACGAACTGGTCCGCCTGATGGTCGGCCGCGAAGTGACAAGATCCTACCCCGACCGACCTGCACCGCGCCCCGAGATCGCACTGGAACTGAAGGGCTTGGCCGGCAACGGGAATGCACCCATCTCATTCGCGCTGCACCGGGGCGAGGTGCTAGGGGTCGCGGGGCTCGTCGGAGCCGGGCGCACCGAACTCGCCAAGGTCATCTGCGGCGCTGTTCCCGCCGATGGTGGCACGATGATGATGAACGGCGCTGCCGTCCGCTTCCGCTCGCCGGGCGATGCGCTGAAGGCCGGGCTGGGCCTTGTGCCGGAAAATCGCAAGGAGGAGGGCGTCTTCCTCGAAAAGCCGATCCGATGGAACATCGCCATCGCGGCGCTGCGCCGCCTGTCGCGCCTTGGCCTTGTGAACCGCCGGTCCGAGGATGACCTTGCCGCCCGTTTCCGGGACCGGCTGCGCATCAAGGCGCCCTCGCTGGACCAGCGCGTGAAGAACCTCTCGGGCGGCAACCAGCAGAAGGTGGTCATCGCCAAGACACTGGCCGCGGAGGCCGGGGTCATCATCTTCGACGAACCCACCCGTGGCATCGACGTCGGCGCCCGCGCCGAGGTCTATGGGCTAATGGCCGAACTGGCCGCCGAGGGCCTCGCCATCCTGATGATCTCGTCCGACATGGAGGAATTGCTGGGCATGTCCGACCGCATCCTCGTCCTTCACCAGGGCCGCGCCGCCGGCCTGATCCCCCGGGCCGGGGCCACGCCCGAGCGTGTGCTCTCCCTCGCCTCGGGCCTTGCCGAAAGCGCCGCCGCATGA
- a CDS encoding sugar ABC transporter substrate-binding protein — MRRTILSALGALALATALVPATASAQSVDIGFAVPDTTNPFLGWLTSEVQKQAEAAGMRLEIADAGASPVKQMEQIENFIAMGVKVIDIMPVDPNNVQDVIARAQAQGIKVLVQGTDTGVYDVMMNIDQYNAGEQAAEMAIDWLTTTFPEGGAKVAIIPATDTVDAKNRSQGMIDTMTKWGKAEIVTSPTEARSTAQGTSVMETLLLQNPDLDAVLTYNADTAMGVNEYVMGQAQVDHAKFGVFTGDWSPPVQETINASANNESVFRGTIRIVGPMLDGQQVDLPIATFTIMKALSEGQTPYGKWVKDTIAKAGPEAN, encoded by the coding sequence TTGCGACGCACCATCCTGTCGGCGCTTGGCGCCCTGGCCCTTGCCACCGCGCTGGTTCCGGCCACTGCCTCGGCGCAATCGGTGGATATCGGCTTTGCCGTGCCCGACACCACCAATCCCTTCCTCGGCTGGCTTACCTCCGAGGTGCAGAAACAGGCCGAAGCCGCCGGCATGCGGCTTGAAATCGCCGATGCCGGCGCAAGCCCGGTCAAGCAGATGGAGCAGATCGAGAACTTCATCGCCATGGGCGTGAAGGTCATCGACATCATGCCGGTCGACCCGAACAACGTGCAGGACGTCATCGCCCGCGCCCAGGCGCAGGGCATCAAGGTGTTGGTCCAGGGCACCGACACCGGCGTCTATGACGTGATGATGAACATCGACCAGTACAACGCCGGCGAACAGGCCGCCGAGATGGCGATCGACTGGCTGACCACCACCTTCCCGGAGGGCGGGGCCAAGGTCGCGATCATCCCGGCCACCGACACGGTGGATGCCAAGAACCGTTCGCAGGGCATGATCGACACCATGACCAAGTGGGGCAAGGCCGAGATCGTCACGTCGCCCACCGAGGCACGTTCCACCGCCCAGGGCACTTCGGTGATGGAAACGCTCCTGCTGCAGAACCCCGATCTGGATGCCGTGCTCACCTACAATGCCGACACCGCCATGGGCGTGAACGAATATGTCATGGGACAGGCGCAGGTCGATCACGCCAAGTTCGGCGTCTTCACCGGCGACTGGTCGCCGCCCGTGCAGGAAACCATCAACGCCTCGGCCAACAACGAGTCGGTGTTCCGTGGCACCATCCGCATCGTCGGCCCCATGCTCGACGGCCAGCAGGTTGATCTGCCGATTGCGACCTTTACCATCATGAAGGCGCTCAGCGAAGGGCAGACCCCCTATGGCAAATGGGTGAAGGACACCATCGCCAAGGCCGGCCCGGAAGCGAACTGA
- a CDS encoding ROK family transcriptional regulator → MEQSDLDPAAPLARSERRVLQLLRERGETSMAELARISGLGKATVSRAVAALRQGGLIEETGADFRTAQAGRAGRAIRLRPDSGLSIGLAIGPEAITGVLADAAKQVRAHLVIPARPSEPEEGVALAAAAIEAILKEAGADRTALDGIGIAVGAPVVPGSRVLGPSSLAPAWEGCAIVDGLEARFGLPVYLDNESNCSALAEVLWGDGAAGGSFAFLKFDLGVGGAIVLNGTLHRGRSGRAGEFGHLCHDPNGPPCACGGRGCYEQYLSVRSLLERVAAAGGPADLDTVLALANAGDPAILEVAAQMGRLAGDLVVQVALAMDPDRFLLSGNVTLLGDAFVQALNQRLHDRLAGAGSVTVGRAARVLSAGLAVDEPALGAAGLVTMAGNAGGDGVPLRNGIRDDGASVPVPLARQAP, encoded by the coding sequence ATGGAACAATCAGACCTCGATCCAGCCGCCCCGCTTGCCCGCAGCGAGAGGCGTGTGCTGCAACTTCTGCGTGAGCGCGGCGAGACCAGCATGGCGGAACTGGCGCGCATTTCGGGTCTGGGCAAGGCCACTGTGTCTCGTGCCGTGGCGGCGCTGCGCCAAGGCGGGCTGATCGAGGAAACCGGCGCCGATTTTCGCACAGCACAGGCCGGGCGGGCCGGGCGGGCGATCCGGCTCAGGCCCGACAGCGGGCTGTCGATCGGGCTGGCCATCGGGCCAGAGGCGATCACCGGGGTTCTGGCGGATGCGGCCAAGCAGGTTCGGGCGCATCTGGTGATTCCGGCGCGGCCAAGTGAGCCGGAAGAAGGTGTTGCCCTGGCAGCGGCGGCGATCGAGGCGATCCTCAAGGAAGCCGGGGCCGACCGTACGGCTCTGGACGGCATCGGCATCGCCGTGGGCGCGCCGGTCGTACCGGGCAGTCGGGTTCTGGGGCCATCGTCCCTTGCCCCGGCGTGGGAGGGCTGCGCCATCGTGGACGGGCTGGAGGCGCGGTTTGGCCTGCCGGTGTATCTGGACAATGAGTCAAACTGCTCGGCCCTGGCAGAGGTGCTGTGGGGCGACGGAGCGGCCGGCGGATCTTTCGCGTTCCTGAAATTTGATCTGGGCGTCGGCGGGGCGATCGTTCTGAACGGGACGCTGCATCGTGGCCGTAGCGGGCGAGCGGGCGAGTTCGGCCATCTGTGCCACGACCCCAACGGGCCGCCCTGCGCTTGCGGTGGCCGGGGATGCTACGAGCAATACCTGTCGGTGCGGTCCTTGCTGGAGCGGGTTGCCGCAGCGGGCGGACCGGCGGATCTGGACACCGTCCTCGCGCTCGCAAATGCGGGGGATCCGGCGATCCTGGAAGTAGCGGCACAGATGGGCCGGCTTGCAGGCGACCTGGTGGTGCAGGTGGCCCTGGCCATGGATCCGGATCGCTTCCTGTTGTCGGGCAATGTCACGCTGTTGGGTGATGCCTTTGTGCAGGCGCTGAACCAGCGGCTTCACGACCGCCTTGCGGGAGCGGGGTCGGTCACGGTCGGCCGTGCTGCAAGGGTGCTGAGCGCAGGCCTGGCGGTTGATGAACCGGCTCTTGGCGCCGCAGGACTTGTCACGATGGCCGGTAACGCCGGAGGCGACGGCGTCCCGCTTCGGAACGGTATCCGAGATGACGGAGCCTCGGTTCCCGTGCCCCTTGCAAGACAGGCCCCTTGA
- a CDS encoding helix-turn-helix domain-containing protein, producing MTKDNLTENLRFLTGYAPSVKEICAKAGVNRTQFHRYLAGGSMPSLRSLRRICDYFGVEDHEVMLDHDRFRELIRLRPPRLGHAPDPYGEALTRLNTGDAVPRVSMGFYHLIFRPESEVDLYYRSLIRMRTEAGGIVIRQIERFPRPALALPRRMTYEGTAYTRHGKLFAQVQEIRYRRSAWFSVLSIGDFANPRILHGRAVGTEPEGTAGILSFPVVWLHLDEQLAVRAALGACGYFRAAEMNLAPEVANVLDSFA from the coding sequence ATGACCAAGGACAATCTGACGGAAAACCTGCGTTTCCTGACCGGCTATGCCCCCTCGGTCAAGGAAATCTGCGCCAAGGCCGGGGTCAATCGCACGCAGTTTCATCGCTATCTGGCCGGAGGGAGTATGCCCTCGCTACGCAGTCTGCGGCGAATCTGCGATTACTTCGGGGTCGAGGATCACGAGGTCATGCTGGATCACGACCGCTTTCGCGAGCTGATCCGACTGCGCCCGCCGCGTCTGGGCCATGCACCCGATCCCTATGGCGAGGCTCTGACGCGGCTAAACACCGGCGATGCGGTGCCGCGCGTCTCGATGGGCTTTTATCACCTGATCTTCCGGCCCGAGTCCGAGGTGGATCTTTACTACCGCAGCCTGATCCGGATGCGGACCGAGGCGGGGGGCATCGTCATCCGCCAGATCGAACGCTTTCCGCGCCCGGCTCTCGCTCTGCCCCGCCGCATGACCTATGAGGGCACGGCCTATACCCGCCACGGCAAGCTTTTCGCCCAGGTGCAAGAGATTCGCTATCGCCGCTCGGCCTGGTTTTCGGTCCTGTCGATCGGGGATTTCGCCAATCCACGCATCCTGCATGGGCGCGCGGTCGGGACCGAGCCTGAAGGCACGGCCGGGATTCTGAGTTTTCCGGTCGTCTGGCTTCACCTGGACGAACAGCTTGCGGTGCGCGCGGCTCTGGGGGCCTGCGGTTATTTCCGCGCCGCAGAGATGAACCTGGCGCCCGAAGTCGCCAATGTTCTGGACAGCTTCGCCTGA
- a CDS encoding amidohydrolase has translation MTTQADILIHNAKVLTGDPSCPRADWVAISGRKIQSVGQADQAPPLGPLTRRLDGQGATLTAGLNDAHLHLFGGGLSLADLSLAGVMGLDAFRAAVSDYRARHPGLRFLAAQSCDYHIVSAESFPDRHILDDLCPDIPMMVMAVDYHTAWVNTAALKLAGIERGADLSPGNVIVLDDAGNATGTLLEFEAIDLVRQVNPAAARHFSAAQDPFRRPNVSEADRSADRETLWTALTHCAAQGLTAVQNMDGSLYQLELLAELDASRGLPVRVRVPFHIQQGHGPADLAHAVRWRKAHQSEMLRCDFVKIFADGVIDSGTAFMLEDYSHTPGNRGTALFSDEELNAIITEADRLGFQVAVHCVGDGAVRQVLNAYEAAQKANGRRDSRHRIEHIEVIDPADIPRFAELGVVASMQPTHTPEGGEGYLDLIGPARGRYAFALADLRAAGAAFVFATDWPVAPLEPGITLAAAVHRPDWSSGGPVQRVDLATALYGITEAAAWVAFDEAARGRIAPGLAADLTLFDRDIEAADEAGLAESGARLTICAGRLTHNNL, from the coding sequence ATGACGACCCAGGCCGATATCCTCATTCACAACGCCAAGGTGCTGACCGGCGATCCCTCTTGCCCGCGTGCGGATTGGGTGGCCATCTCGGGCCGCAAGATCCAGAGCGTAGGCCAGGCGGATCAGGCCCCGCCGCTGGGCCCGCTGACGCGGCGGCTGGACGGGCAGGGCGCCACGCTGACCGCCGGTCTGAACGACGCCCACCTGCATCTTTTCGGCGGCGGGCTGTCGCTGGCCGATCTGTCTTTGGCGGGGGTCATGGGGCTTGATGCCTTCCGCGCGGCGGTGAGCGACTACCGCGCCCGGCATCCGGGCTTGCGCTTCTTGGCGGCTCAGTCCTGCGATTACCACATCGTCTCGGCGGAAAGCTTCCCCGACCGACATATCCTCGACGACCTCTGCCCCGATATTCCGATGATGGTCATGGCGGTGGATTACCACACGGCCTGGGTCAACACCGCCGCGCTGAAACTGGCGGGGATCGAGCGGGGGGCGGATCTCTCGCCCGGCAATGTCATCGTGCTGGATGACGCGGGCAATGCCACCGGCACTTTGTTGGAGTTCGAAGCCATCGACCTCGTCCGCCAGGTGAACCCCGCCGCCGCCCGCCATTTCTCTGCCGCCCAAGACCCCTTCCGCCGCCCCAATGTGTCGGAGGCCGACCGCTCCGCCGACCGCGAGACACTGTGGACCGCCCTGACCCATTGCGCCGCGCAAGGCCTGACGGCGGTGCAGAACATGGACGGCAGCCTCTATCAGCTGGAGCTTCTGGCCGAGCTGGATGCCAGCCGGGGTCTGCCCGTCCGGGTGCGCGTGCCCTTCCATATCCAGCAGGGCCATGGGCCAGCGGATCTGGCCCATGCTGTGCGCTGGCGCAAGGCGCATCAGTCCGAGATGCTGCGCTGCGACTTCGTCAAGATCTTTGCCGATGGAGTGATCGACTCGGGCACGGCTTTTATGCTGGAGGATTACAGCCACACCCCGGGCAATCGCGGCACGGCCCTCTTTTCCGACGAGGAACTCAACGCCATCATCACCGAGGCCGACCGGCTGGGCTTTCAGGTCGCGGTGCATTGCGTGGGCGATGGGGCCGTGCGCCAGGTGCTGAACGCCTATGAGGCGGCGCAAAAGGCCAATGGCCGCCGCGACAGCCGCCACAGGATCGAACATATCGAGGTCATCGACCCCGCCGACATTCCCCGCTTTGCCGAGTTGGGCGTGGTGGCCTCGATGCAGCCCACCCATACGCCCGAGGGGGGCGAGGGCTACCTCGACCTCATCGGCCCCGCGCGCGGGCGCTATGCCTTTGCTCTGGCCGATCTGCGGGCCGCGGGCGCGGCCTTTGTCTTTGCCACCGATTGGCCCGTAGCGCCCTTGGAACCCGGGATCACGCTGGCCGCCGCCGTCCATCGCCCCGACTGGTCCTCGGGCGGGCCGGTTCAGCGGGTGGACCTTGCCACCGCGCTTTACGGCATCACCGAGGCCGCCGCCTGGGTGGCCTTCGACGAGGCCGCACGCGGCCGCATCGCCCCGGGGTTGGCTGCGGACCTGACGCTTTTCGATCGCGACATCGAGGCGGCCGACGAGGCCGGCCTGGCCGAGTCCGGTGCGCGGCTGACCATCTGCGCGGGTCGCCTGACCCACAACAACCTGTAA
- a CDS encoding ABC transporter ATP-binding protein, with amino-acid sequence MNSPQKPLFAPWDDPQAQPLIRFQGVSKAFGTFTAIENLTLDIYPREFFALLGPSGCGKTTMMRMLAGFETPTAGSIFLDGRDIGHVPPHLRPVNMMFQSYALFPHLSVWDNIAFGLKRDGMAKPAMAARVEEMLRLTRLEKFARRKPDQISGGQRQRVALARALARAPKLLLLDEPLAALDKKLRHETQFELMDIQEKTGTTFVIVTHDQEEAMTVASRIAVMDHGQLIQVATPAGIYETPNSVYVADFIGDVNIIQGSATAVPGGYDIAHAEGLPPIRAVHEGSLTPGQRVFYALRPEKIYVSAEPDPSRPNQQRGRIIDIAYVGNTSTYHVRLSNGQMVKAQMTNAKRLSRRDFGWEEEVWLSWTDTAGLILER; translated from the coding sequence ATGAACAGCCCGCAGAAACCGCTCTTCGCGCCCTGGGATGATCCGCAGGCCCAGCCCCTGATCCGCTTTCAGGGCGTCTCCAAGGCCTTCGGCACCTTCACCGCGATCGAGAACCTCACTCTGGACATCTATCCGCGCGAGTTCTTTGCCCTGCTTGGCCCCTCGGGCTGCGGCAAGACGACGATGATGCGGATGCTGGCGGGGTTCGAGACGCCCACCGCGGGCTCGATTTTCCTCGATGGCCGCGACATCGGCCATGTGCCGCCGCATCTGCGGCCCGTCAACATGATGTTCCAAAGCTATGCGCTGTTTCCGCATCTGTCGGTCTGGGACAACATCGCCTTTGGCCTGAAGCGCGACGGCATGGCGAAACCGGCCATGGCGGCCCGCGTGGAAGAAATGCTGCGCCTGACGCGGTTGGAGAAATTCGCCCGCCGCAAGCCCGACCAGATCTCGGGCGGGCAGCGGCAGCGGGTGGCCCTGGCCCGCGCGCTGGCCCGTGCGCCGAAATTGCTCCTCCTGGATGAACCCCTTGCCGCGCTGGATAAAAAGCTGCGGCACGAGACCCAGTTCGAGCTGATGGACATCCAGGAAAAGACCGGCACGACCTTTGTGATCGTGACCCATGACCAGGAAGAGGCCATGACGGTCGCAAGCCGTATCGCGGTGATGGACCATGGCCAGCTGATCCAGGTGGCGACGCCTGCGGGCATATACGAGACCCCGAATTCCGTCTATGTGGCCGATTTCATTGGCGATGTGAATATCATCCAAGGCTCGGCCACCGCCGTCCCCGGCGGCTATGACATCGCCCATGCCGAGGGCCTTCCGCCGATCCGTGCCGTCCATGAGGGCAGCCTGACCCCGGGGCAGAGGGTCTTTTACGCGCTGCGCCCCGAAAAGATCTATGTCTCGGCCGAGCCCGACCCCTCGCGCCCCAATCAGCAGCGCGGGCGGATCATCGACATCGCCTATGTCGGCAATACCTCGACCTATCACGTGCGGCTGTCCAACGGGCAGATGGTCAAGGCGCAGATGACCAATGCCAAGCGCCTGTCGCGGCGCGATTTCGGCTGGGAGGAGGAGGTCTGGCTCAGCTGGACCGACACCGCCGGCCTGATCTTGGAGCGCTAG
- a CDS encoding ABC transporter permease subunit, with protein MRRFVLIAIPFTWLVVLFLVPFLMAFKISLTQTATAIPPYTPTFDAASGWQGLKDYLGQLSFDNYEFLTTDDLYWKAYLSSLWIAARSTAITLLVGFPIAYGMARAPRHIQPTLVLLVILPFWTSFLIRIYAWMGLLANEGLINHFLMWTGLISEPIVMLNTPFAVYLGITYAYLPLMVLPLYSTLERLDASLIEAAQDLGCSRVKAFWLVTVPLARHGIVAGCFLVFIPAIGEFVIATLLGGSSTLMIGKVLFEEFFANRDWPVAASVAVLLLLILIVPIMAFQRVQTRLQEQEARA; from the coding sequence CTGCGCCGCTTCGTCCTGATCGCCATTCCCTTCACCTGGCTGGTGGTGCTGTTCCTCGTGCCATTCCTGATGGCCTTCAAGATCTCGCTGACCCAGACGGCCACGGCGATCCCGCCCTATACGCCGACCTTCGATGCGGCCTCGGGGTGGCAGGGGCTGAAGGACTACCTGGGCCAGCTGAGCTTTGACAATTACGAATTCCTGACCACGGATGACCTTTATTGGAAGGCCTATCTTTCCAGCCTCTGGATCGCGGCGCGGTCCACCGCGATCACGCTGCTGGTGGGCTTTCCCATCGCCTATGGCATGGCCCGCGCGCCGCGCCACATCCAGCCCACGCTGGTTTTGCTGGTCATCCTGCCCTTCTGGACCTCTTTCCTGATCCGCATCTATGCCTGGATGGGGCTTTTGGCGAATGAGGGGCTGATCAACCATTTCCTGATGTGGACCGGGCTGATCTCCGAGCCGATCGTGATGCTCAACACCCCCTTCGCGGTCTACCTGGGCATCACCTACGCCTATCTGCCGCTGATGGTGCTGCCGCTTTACTCCACGCTGGAGCGGCTGGACGCATCGCTGATCGAGGCGGCGCAGGACCTTGGTTGTTCGCGCGTCAAGGCCTTTTGGCTGGTGACCGTGCCCTTGGCGCGGCATGGGATCGTGGCGGGCTGCTTCCTGGTCTTTATCCCGGCGATCGGAGAATTCGTCATCGCCACGCTTCTGGGCGGCTCCTCAACCCTGATGATCGGCAAGGTCCTCTTCGAAGAATTCTTCGCCAACCGCGATTGGCCGGTGGCGGCCTCGGTGGCGGTGCTGCTTCTGTTGATCCTGATTGTGCCGATCATGGCCTTTCAACGCGTGCAAACCCGCCTGCAAGAGCAGGAGGCCCGCGCATGA
- a CDS encoding ABC transporter permease, producing MNARMSWFNVTAVALGLAFLYLPMLIVVIYSFNASKLVTVWGGFSTHWYGVLFANQDFLDAAMVSVRIGLMSATLATVLGTMAAYVMVRGGTFPGRTLFSGLVYAPLVMPEVIMGLSMLLLFIAVGLDRGQGTIMLAQATLEMCFVCVVVSSRLATHDRAMDEAAMDLGCTPAKVFWLVTLPNIAPAILSGWLLAFSMSLDDLVMASFTSGPSSTTLPLRLYSSVRTGVSPEINALSSLVIGVVALGLVTTAVINRKTMQRRHRREPDAAQVSRATRNGHHIQLGKQR from the coding sequence ATGAACGCACGCATGAGCTGGTTCAACGTCACAGCCGTGGCCCTGGGTCTGGCATTCCTCTACCTGCCCATGCTGATCGTGGTGATCTATAGCTTCAACGCGTCCAAGCTTGTGACCGTCTGGGGCGGGTTTTCGACCCATTGGTATGGCGTCCTCTTCGCCAATCAAGATTTCCTGGATGCAGCGATGGTGTCCGTGCGCATCGGCCTCATGTCTGCGACGCTGGCCACGGTGCTCGGAACCATGGCCGCCTATGTCATGGTGCGCGGTGGCACATTCCCGGGAAGGACGCTGTTTTCCGGCCTGGTCTATGCGCCCCTCGTCATGCCCGAGGTCATCATGGGCTTGTCCATGCTGCTTCTGTTCATCGCGGTGGGGCTGGACCGCGGCCAGGGCACGATCATGCTGGCGCAAGCCACGCTGGAGATGTGCTTCGTCTGCGTCGTGGTCTCATCCCGGCTCGCCACCCATGACAGGGCAATGGACGAGGCCGCGATGGACCTCGGCTGCACCCCAGCCAAGGTCTTTTGGCTCGTGACGCTGCCCAATATAGCGCCCGCGATCCTGTCTGGCTGGCTTCTGGCCTTTTCAATGTCGTTGGATGATCTGGTCATGGCTTCCTTCACGTCGGGGCCTTCTTCGACCACGCTGCCCTTGCGGCTCTATTCCTCCGTGCGTACCGGGGTCTCGCCCGAGATCAACGCCCTGTCTAGCCTCGTCATAGGGGTTGTGGCGCTTGGTCTGGTCACCACGGCTGTGATCAACCGCAAGACCATGCAAAGGCGCCATCGCCGCGAACCCGATGCCGCCCAAGTTTCCAGGGCCACAAGAAACGGCCATCATATCCAACTAGGGAAACAGCGATGA